agcaAAGATGTCGGAGAGTTTCAAAGTGTGCTTCTGCTGTAGCAGAAACTTCAAGGAGAAAACGAGGCAGCCACCAGTGAGCATCAAGAGACTCTTCGAAGCTTACTCAAGAAACGGCAAGATGTCTTCCGAAGAGCTTCTAAGATTTGTGAATGAAGTCCAAGGAGAACGGCACGCAGGGTTGGACTACGTGCAGGATATCTTCCACAGCGTCAAACACCACAACGTTTTTCATCACCATGGATTTGTTCATCTCAACGCCTTCTATCGCTACCTCTTCAGCGATCCCAACTCTCCTCTTCCCTTGCCTGGCCTCGTACaaagttttgaactttcttttagggatttttcttttcttcaaaagATGTTTGTGTggtataattaacatatatgttGTTGATTGAGTTATAAAGGTGCATCATGACATGAAGGCACCGTTAGCGCATTACTTTGTGTACACGGGACACAACTCTTACTTGACTGGGAACCAAGTGAACAGCAGAAGCAGCGTAGAACCGATCGTGCAGGCTCTAAGAAAAGGCGTAAAGGTGATAGAGCTCGACTTATGGCCTAATCCTTCAGGGAACGCTGCTGAAGTTCGTCACGGCGGGTTGGTCCCCTGCCTCTAACGAACTCTCCTAATCAACAGgctccaaatttttaaaaagtgttttctCATCACTTCAGGACACTGACATCGCATGAAGATTTGCAGAAATGTCTGAGCGCCATAAAGGATAACGCGTTTCACGTGTCGGACTATCCAGTTATGATCACTCTTGAAGATCATTTGCCACCCAAGCTGCAAGGGCAAGTTGCTAAGGTGAGATGGTTCTGCAGCAGAACAGAGTATCTATTTCCTGTTTACAAAATTAACTGATATAATATCATGTTTGTAGATGTTAACTAAAACATTCAGAGAGATGCTGTTTCGTTGTGGCTCAGAGAGTCGTAAGCATTTTCCATCACCAGAAGAGCTTAGGAAAAAGATTCTGATCTCTACGAAGCCTCCAAAGGAGTATCTTGAGAGCCAAACCGTACAGCCCAGAAGAACTACTCCGATGGTTAAAGAGACTTCTTGGAGCAGACCAGCGAgtgtgagaagaagaagtgatttTAACCCCGAAATGGGAATGATTTTGCGAACATTCATAAATTTCCTCTGTTGTAACAGAGTAATAACATGGCATGGagaggagaaaacaagattcTTGAAGAATTGGAGAGTGAAGCTGTGGGATACAGAGACTTGATCGCAATTCACGCTGCCAACTGCAAAAATCCTTTGAAGGATTGCTTGAGTGATGATCCAGAGAAGCCTCTACGGATAAGCATGGACGAGCAGTGGCTAGAGACAATGGTTAGAACCAGAGGAACGGATGTTGTCaggtatttctcaaaaaaaatacaGCGAGAGATGAGATGAGTCAAAAGTCAAGATGTTGTTTAAACCTTTGATCAAAGTTAGAAACAAAACAGGTTTACACAGAGGAATCTGGTGAGGATATATCCAAAGGGTACAAGAGTGGACTCGTCAAACTACGATCCTCTAGTTGGGTGGACACACGGTGCTCAACTGGTTGCTTTTAACATGCAAGTAAGTACTGGAAGTGGCTCATGATCATGTTGTACATATTAATGATTACATACACCGTACCGTTTGAGATACTTGTTATGTTGGAAAGGGACATGGGAAGCAACTATGGATAATGCAAGGAATGTTCAGGGCGAATGGTGGATGTGGGTACGTGAAAAAGCCTCGCATCTTGCTAGAGCACACACTCTTCGACCCTTGCAAAAGGTTTCCCATCAAGACCACTCTCAAGGTGAAGATTTACACAGGCGAAGGATGGGATTTGGATTTCCCTCAGACACACTTTGATCAATTCTCTCCTCCAGATTTCTTCGTAAAGGTAATTAAACAACCAACAAGCTAGAAccacttttaagtttttaacccTCCTTGATCCTGATCCATGAAGAGTTGTGTGTCACATATCAGATTGGAATAGAAGGAGTACCCAGAGACACGGTCTCTTACAGAACGGAAACAGCTGTCGATCAGTGGTTTCCTATATGGAGCAACGACGAGTTCCTGTTTCAGCTCTCTGTTCCAGAACTGGCGCTTTTGTGGTTCAAAGTGCAAGACTACGACAATGACACACAGAATGATTTCGCGGGACAGACATGTCTTCCTCTGCCGGAACTGAAGTCCGGGGTTAGAGCAGTCAGGCTTCACGATCGAGCAGGCAGAGCTTACAAAAACACAAGGCTGCTCGTGGGCTTCGCCTTTGACCCTCCTTATATGTTTCGttgaatatttcttttgttagcTTCAAATAAGCAGTGTGAGTGTGTGACGATgtatgtaatattttaatatgtataactccataaaaaaaaaaaaatactaaaaaagagATTCGATTccatatcttatattttatattttcatactGTAATGTTATAGGGGGATTGTAGCCGCCTGCCTTGAACGGGGTAGCCTTGTTTGACTTGCCATCTCCCACCGcatattctctcttttcttactAAATATAATAGAGGAAGAAAAAAGCACAGAGagctttgtttcttgtttctaagATCATCAACGCACCATGGAAGAACAAGGTACCCTAGATATCGTCATCGTCGGCGCCGGAATCTCTGGCCTTTCCACGGCAGTTGGGCTCCATAGGTGTGTGTGCGCCTTTTGAGTTGTTATTAATTTAGCAGAGTAACTTAACAAAAGTGGTGTGTGCCACTGTCACAGGCTTGGGATCAGAAGCATGGTGCTGGAATCTTCGGAGATACTGAGAGCGACAGGATTCGCATTTACGACTTGGTTCAATGCTTGGAAGGCCATGGAAGCTCTCGGCGTTTCTCAGCATCTTCGCAGTCTCCATGATCGCCTTCAAGGGTATCATCAAACTAACACTCTCATTTATTAGTATACTCATATCAACTAGggaactcatttttttttttttttaccttgatGCAGATGGGTGGTTGGATCCATTTCTGCAGCAAATCCTTCTAAAGAGATGCTGTTTCCAGAATCCGagtatgtttcttcttcccttccacAAAACGACGTGTGATGCTATACAGTAAGTAAATAAGAAAACTTCCATAATCTTGTTGAATGGTTTTGTCAGAGAATATGAGTCTCGATGCGTACAGAGGAAGCTGTTGTTAGAGGCTTTAGCAGGTGAGTTGCCTGAGGAGACCATAAGGTTTTCGTCTAAGGTTGTTCATATCGAATTGTCTGGACACTACAAGATGGTTCATCTCTCTGACGGGACCATCCTCAAAACCAAGGTTGTAACTTCTTGTCCTCTGTAGTGTATAGACCATCTCAGGCCTGGTCACGCTACGGAATTCTTATGTTTCTAAACGACTTTCAGGTTTTGATAGGGTGCGATGGTCTGTACTCAGTGGTTGGTAAGTGGCTAGGCTTCAAAAATCCGGCTACAACTTCCCGGTTAGCGATCCGAGGGCTTACCCATTTCCCGGCAGGCCACGGATTTGGGAAAAGGTTCTTCCAGTTTTATGGAAACGGTGTTCGTACAGGTTTTATCCCCTGTGACCACAACACTGTCTACTGGTTCCTAACCCACACCTCCACTGATATAGGTACCATGGAACTAAACCTTTTAATCTACAAGTTCTTGTTCATATCCTCTACTGTTTATTGACTCTTCTCCTTGCGCTTGTTAGACGAGGAGACAAATCCGGAAATTCTGAAAGAGTTTGTGCTGAACAAGATCAAAGACTTACCTGAAAACATTAAGAGTGTCGTGGAGACCACCGATCTTGATAGCATGGTGATGTCACGACTGAAGTACCGACCTCCATGGGAACTCCTATGGTCAAACTCAAACATCACAAAAGATAACGTATGCGTAGCAGGGGATGCGCTTCACCCAATGACTCCTGATATCGGACAAGGCGGTTGCTCAGCCATGGAGGATGGAGTTATCCTGGCTCGTTGTCTCGGTGAAGCTATAATAAGAGCTAAGAATCTGAAAAGTGAaacagaagatgaagaagagagtcaTAAGCGGATTGAACATGGTTTGAAGAAGTATGCAGCAGAAAGGAAATGGAGAAGCATTGATCTTATAACAACGGCATATACAGTAGGTCTCATACAGCAGAGCAGAGGGAAGTGGATGAACCTGTTCAGAGACAGGTTCTTGTCGTCTTTCCTTTCTCGGTTGCTGCTGAAAAAGTCTCATTTCGATTGCGGAAGCCTTGTCTCCCGTGAGCAAGCAGAGGATTGAAAAGCTTGTCATTCAACAACTATAGATAAAGAGCTACAGACCAGTGTTCACATATGTTTCacttttagttattatatagaAACTCTGAATAGAAAGAAATGATTAATAAAAAGCCATAAGGCAGTGTTCACATATCTTTTTTTAGCTCTCTCTGGGTTTCTTCAAAGCTTCCCCTTATTATTTTCTATCAGTGTGAATGTTTAGAAAGTTTTGGGCCATTCGTGTAATTCTTAATAACTACTTGACTCGAGTAGAAAAATAAACACGGAGAGCTTTAATGCAGAGAGAGTGTTGCTGACGACAAGGTATAAAATTCTGAGAACAAACAAGGTTGCAAATCAAATATCTCTTTCATCTCATAGAAAACAAAGACCAGAGTTTTTATCTACATCCACCACTAAACAAGATGGCTTCGTATGTACACAGCAATAAACAAAAGAGTTTAACACAACAGATTCAACGAGCACAACAAAAACGTAACGTTAGGCCTTATGCTGTTTCTCTATGTCATACAGAACACAAACATCTGCAGCCGTTTTCATCTGACACACGCAAccacagagaaacaaaaaaaaaaaaacaaaaaaagccgATAAGAGCCAGAGGATGCCTACGCTATTTGAGGGATTAGATAATTCTGGATGAGACTTACCTGAATCACATTGATGATCTGCTTGATCAACCAACCAAATATGCTCAAAGCCAAGAGTATAGAGAGTGGTGAAATCTGCGTCAATGATTCAACTACCACCTGAGAAGATTGAAAACCCACAAGATTAGAGCAGAAAAGATAAAAGCTTAAAGAGATAAAAAGGGGAAGATAATAGAAGAGAAGCTCACGGTCATCAGGTTTTCCGTTTGGTTCTTTGCTATGAGAAGAAGGATTATATAGAGAACCTGTAGTCATTTGAGAAACATCAGTGTTTACAATATCTCCCAAAAGAGCCAGCTTTATTTAGCTCAGAGATCAAAATATCCAATTACCTCGCAGGAAACACAGCAATAACCCATGAACATGCGGTTTCCGTAGTAGAGTCTAAAGAGCCAGCTTGTGCTATCTTTCACATCCTTATGGCTGGTCTTCCCTGATAGAAATGTACTGTGAATCAAAGTATTAATTTCCTGCTTTGCTATGTCCAAGAACAATACATCTCAGAAGAGTTGAATGAATGAAGAGTACCTGTACATTTGCAGCCAGTGACTAGCGATATCTAAAGCCAACAATGACAGGGAAACCAGGCTAGGCCTGTTTATAGTTATGACAGTTCAATACTGTGTTATACATAGATTTTAAATACAAAACGTTATGACAAACGAACGGCTATGTCAGCATAGTATTCACATCTGTATATTTGGGAGAGAATCACGAGAAGACAGGCTGTGCTGACTCTGTAACCACGCACAGACCCCAAATTATGACAAAGATGTTTCTATATAAACTTGAAAAGAATAAGCAAGTTGAATCTCAGGTGTATGTAATGTAGTGGAAGATTCACCTATCTGTAACCATGTCCAACACAGCTCCAAATGTAGAGACtgaaaggggaagaagaaaagagttgtGTGTCAAGTATCTACTGTAACTATATAGATCAATGACAAAATACTAGCACGTGGAAACATGGATCTCCATATTGTAGATAAATGTCAAGATTGCACAGGAAAACAAGAATGAGTTGGTGGAAGCTAATGATAAGAGCACCTTGGTTGAATTTACGAGCGCACCATCCATCGACAGCATCACAACAAAAACTGGAAAAGCACAttgatcaaataagaaaaagtaCCAAACACACAGGAAGGGGTGGGAGGAGAAGAATACTAGTTTAGAATCTCACCTGAAAAAGTACAAGAGGGAGAAGAGTGTCTTGTTGGAGAAGCACACAGCAAAGGCAATGCAGTTCAAGATAACTCTCATGTACCTTGCCCATTAGGCATGTAACAAAGTAACATCAAAAACCGTAATCCTATGGAAGATGACATCTTTCTTTAAACAGAAGTAAAACAAATGTAAGGAAGTAGCAAAAAACGGACCAACGATATTGGGAATGTAAAGGTAGACAGAGAGCTTCGCCGGTCTCTGCTTTACTATGTTGTTAGCCgccaaaagagagagactttaCTAATGCAATCAGTTTCAGAGAAAACAAGATCTCACCAATGAGGGAAGCAAGCACCTACACAAAATTAGGCaggggagaaaagaaaaaggaacaaactttgTGAGAACCCAACAAAGGGAAATGCATACACACAACATGAACAGATTGAAATTCAGAGACGCAAGtggaaaatttaaagaaaaaaaaaaaaattaaaaaagaagcaaatttcGCATCAAAGAAAGAAACCGGGAAGCGGAGGAAGAGGCAGCCGGAGTTTGGTTCAAAGGGCacgacaacaacaaacaaacaaacaaaaagtcgAATCAGATTcgcctcttctcttctctgaaAGCAAACGTACGTTTTTCGTCCTTTAATATTCTTCGCCAATTTTAGAAAACTACTGTAAAAACAACacttgaaacttttttttttgtattgtacaacaacaacaacattgagACAACCCCTAGTGTATACTACAGAGTTTCGCCGCTGAGAGGAAATTGTCCGCTATTATTTGTTTCTCCCCAACCccaagcaaaaaaaatgaacaatagAGATTAGTGGGCCTGAGAAAGATCCACTACATGGCCCAGCCCAAGTCAGAATGATAGATGTTATAAAACAAAGAATTGTTTTGGTCAAGGTCTGTACGTCGGTCGACGGTCGGTGTGACTGGCGAGTCACCCATCATCGGCTATCCAAAAACATTAACTCCTCAGTTTCTCTCATACACACACAGTCACAcacacaataataataaatttttaaaaataaataattacaaagaagtagtaccattttttttattttattagaaaagtaaAACCAGCAGAAAATCTAACGCACGACTCTTGTCCCAAGATCAGTCATCATCAATCATCGGTCCTTTCccttctcattaaaaaaaacttataactCTCATATTAGCAGTACaaactttataataatacttcccttttataatataaattataagaggtttagaaaagtatttttgttttataaaataagatgtttacaattttatgcaatttttgaattaattttatattttatattatgcagtattgtttatgattagttaaattttgtaaaagtaaTTATTCCTGTctattttaactaaaacatcctatatttttttgaaatggaggaaatataatttttttggtttcttttaaaatcaagatCTCATTATTAAAAGCTAAGTGAAAACAAGAAATTGGGAAACAAACCattttacaaagaaagaaaaacaaacaaacaaacaaaaattgaagcGAAGAAGGCGACTAGGAAACTGCTGGGTCCAGAAGAGAAACGGGTGACCCATtcacttttttaattttttattttgaatccaATGtaagaagatattttatttattactattacttccttattattagtattatttattttaatttggatgtctttatataataataatctccCAATTCGATTAATCATCAATTTACTTGTTAGTTGTGGTATACACCTCACACACTTTCCCCTTTGCCCTCTTTAGCTTTTGTACTTGCAGAGATTATTTCACTGTGCTTGCTCTagtctctctccttctcctaaacAAAGTTTCCTTCTTACGCTCTCCTGTGTTCctctttagatatatattatctcATCCGAGGTTTCTcgatctctttttttcttttcttttggcgGGGGGTTAATAACAGCGATAATGGGTGTTCTTGATCATGTCTATGAGATGTTTGACTGCTCTCATGGCCACAAGATTAAAAAGCGCAAACAGCTGCAGGTTCGATCGCCCCCCACctttactttttattataattttctttttctttttttgacaactgACAAGATTCAGCTTGAGAATTTTTTAGATCTTGATTTGGAAGTACTAACAACACAAGCTTTGTCGGAAACAACAAAGTGATTATGAGTCTAGTATATAGAAACTAGCTTCGATAGTTACAAGGCTAAAGTCTTGAGTGTTCTAATTTAGTAGATCTCGTAAAATTAACTAGTtccattaaaaaatttaaaaaaaaaaaaaaaaaaatatatatatatatatatatggactaTTAGTTAGCAAgtttagatctttttttttggtagcttCCACGTAACTTATGTCAAGTAGTGTGTTCAATTTGGTTTACATGAATTCGATATTTGAAGCGGTTTTCTTGTCTCTGAGTTAATAT
The sequence above is a segment of the Camelina sativa cultivar DH55 chromosome 10, Cs, whole genome shotgun sequence genome. Coding sequences within it:
- the LOC104716136 gene encoding phosphoinositide phospholipase C 3 isoform X1, translated to MSESFKVCFCCSRNFKEKTRQPPVSIKRLFEAYSRNGKMSSEELLRFVNEVQGERHAGLDYVQDIFHSVKHHNVFHHHGFVHLNAFYRYLFSDPNSPLPLPGLVHHDMKAPLAHYFVYTGHNSYLTGNQVNSRSSVEPIVQALRKGVKVIELDLWPNPSGNAAEVRHGGTLTSHEDLQKCLSAIKDNAFHVSDYPVMITLEDHLPPKLQGQVAKMLTKTFREMLFRCGSESRKHFPSPEELRKKILISTKPPKEYLESQTVQPRRTTPMVKETSWSRPASSNNMAWRGENKILEELESEAVGYRDLIAIHAANCKNPLKDCLSDDPEKPLRISMDEQWLETMVRTRGTDVVRFTQRNLVRIYPKGTRVDSSNYDPLVGWTHGAQLVAFNMQGHGKQLWIMQGMFRANGGCGYVKKPRILLEHTLFDPCKRFPIKTTLKVKIYTGEGWDLDFPQTHFDQFSPPDFFVKIGIEGVPRDTVSYRTETAVDQWFPIWSNDEFLFQLSVPELALLWFKVQDYDNDTQNDFAGQTCLPLPELKSGVRAVRLHDRAGRAYKNTRLLVGFAFDPPYMFR
- the LOC104716135 gene encoding uncharacterized protein LOC104716135; its protein translation is MEEQGTLDIVIVGAGISGLSTAVGLHRLGIRSMVLESSEILRATGFAFTTWFNAWKAMEALGVSQHLRSLHDRLQGWVVGSISAANPSKEMLFPESEEYESRCVQRKLLLEALAGELPEETIRFSSKVVHIELSGHYKMVHLSDGTILKTKVLIGCDGLYSVVGKWLGFKNPATTSRLAIRGLTHFPAGHGFGKRFFQFYGNGVRTGFIPCDHNTVYWFLTHTSTDIDEETNPEILKEFVLNKIKDLPENIKSVVETTDLDSMVMSRLKYRPPWELLWSNSNITKDNVCVAGDALHPMTPDIGQGGCSAMEDGVILARCLGEAIIRAKNLKSETEDEEESHKRIEHGLKKYAAERKWRSIDLITTAYTVGLIQQSRGKWMNLFRDRFLSSFLSRLLLKKSHFDCGSLVSREQAED
- the LOC104716136 gene encoding phosphoinositide phospholipase C 3 isoform X2, which encodes MDLFISTPSIATSSAIPTLLFPCLASYKVHHDMKAPLAHYFVYTGHNSYLTGNQVNSRSSVEPIVQALRKGVKVIELDLWPNPSGNAAEVRHGGTLTSHEDLQKCLSAIKDNAFHVSDYPVMITLEDHLPPKLQGQVAKMLTKTFREMLFRCGSESRKHFPSPEELRKKILISTKPPKEYLESQTVQPRRTTPMVKETSWSRPASSNNMAWRGENKILEELESEAVGYRDLIAIHAANCKNPLKDCLSDDPEKPLRISMDEQWLETMVRTRGTDVVRFTQRNLVRIYPKGTRVDSSNYDPLVGWTHGAQLVAFNMQGHGKQLWIMQGMFRANGGCGYVKKPRILLEHTLFDPCKRFPIKTTLKVKIYTGEGWDLDFPQTHFDQFSPPDFFVKIGIEGVPRDTVSYRTETAVDQWFPIWSNDEFLFQLSVPELALLWFKVQDYDNDTQNDFAGQTCLPLPELKSGVRAVRLHDRAGRAYKNTRLLVGFAFDPPYMFR
- the LOC104716138 gene encoding probable CDP-diacylglycerol--inositol 3-phosphatidyltransferase 2: MRVILNCIAFAVCFSNKTLFSLLYFFSFCCDAVDGWCARKFNQVSTFGAVLDMVTDRPSLVSLSLLALDIASHWLQMYSTFLSGKTSHKDVKDSTSWLFRLYYGNRMFMGYCCVSCEVLYIILLLIAKNQTENLMTVVVESLTQISPLSILLALSIFGWLIKQIINVIQMKTAADVCVLYDIEKQHKA